The following coding sequences lie in one Populus trichocarpa isolate Nisqually-1 chromosome 14, P.trichocarpa_v4.1, whole genome shotgun sequence genomic window:
- the LOC18104910 gene encoding BRI1 kinase inhibitor 1, which produces MDTQPQRNSREKAVDKPREGKLKQEGKEGLQAQQQALPTSPASPPSASSSPSHEFSFTISLHSSSAPVPDKAKTPPNSFAIDLSPADDIFFHGHLLPLHLLSHLPVSPRSSINSFDSFTLPIKELLDDQRPNKSSNNYCSTSNGNSGSGSGSSSNHVNNSNNCSHHQSNNYSDTKGRSKPKSFSLFGWRKGCEVKEKEEDKDKHKKNQRFDMSQVLKRYAKMVRPLMFFKGRKENLQSHRQPYSFSGNLSWRNKQELRGRRGEYSAPASMRTSPSNSGLLLATTALPSSTSDSTMEELQAAIQAAIAHCKNSIATEEKIKC; this is translated from the coding sequence ATGGACACCCAACCGCAAAGAAACTCCAGAGAAAAAGCTGTGGACAAGCCTCGAGAAGGGAAGTTAAAACAAGAGGGAAAAGAAGGCCTACAGGCACAGCAACAGGCACTGCCAACATCCCCTGCCTCGCCACCTTCAGCTTCCTCCTCTCCTTCTCATGAATTCTCCTTCACAATCTCTCTCCACTCTTCCTCGGCACCAGTACCTGATAAGGCCAAAACCCCTCCTAATTCTTTTGCTATTGATTTGTCTCCGGCGGATGACATTTTTTTCCATGGCCACCTGCTTCCTCTCCATCTCCTCTCACACCTTCCTGTATCCCCTCGCTCGTCCATAAATTCCTTTGACAGCTTCACCCTCCCTATCAAGGAATTATTAGATGATCAAAGACCCAACAAAAGTAGCAACAACTATTGCAGCACCAGCAACGGAAATAGCGGTAGCGGTAGCGGTAGCAGTAGCAACCACGTCAACAACAGCAATAACTGCAGTCACCATCAAAGCAATAACTATAGCGATACAAAGGGAAGGAGCAAGCCCAAGTCTTTCTCTTTATTCGGTTGGCGAAAAGGGTGTGAAGTTAAAGAGAAGGAGGAAGACAAGGAtaagcacaaaaaaaatcaaaggttcGACATGAGTCAGGTGCTGAAGAGGTATGCCAAAATGGTTAGGCCACTGATGTTCTTcaaaggaaggaaagaaaatctCCAATCCCACAGGCAACCTTATTCATTTTCAGGTAATTTAAGTTGGAGAAACAAGCAGGAGTTGCGAGGAAGGAGAGGAGAATACTCAGCACCGGCATCGATGAGGACATCTCCCTCGAACAGCGGCCTCCTTCTTGCAACTACAGCTCTTCCTTCTTCTACTAGTGATAGCACCATGGAAGAGTTGCAGGCTGCTATTCAAGCAGCAATTGCTCATTGCAAGAACTCAATTGCTACAGAAGAAAAGATCAAATGTTAA